A window of the Verminephrobacter eiseniae EF01-2 genome harbors these coding sequences:
- a CDS encoding ABC transporter permease encodes MSVGEVAMQPQAADPCERLPAIAAPPAHSAWRRRVRWLAGTLSTVLITLAGLLLVTFLLGRVLPADPVLRVVGDRAPQDLYDRVYREMGLHRPLAQQFALFIGDMVRGNFGKSSVTGNPIGEDILRYFPATVELATLAIVLGVLGAIPLGVLCARYAGRWPDHLVRVASLVGHSVPIFWLGIVGLLVFYARLGWVAGPGRLDVAYRYAVPEVTRLMLVDSLLAGEWEVFGNALSHIVLPAALLGLVALGYVARMTRSFLLWQLRQDYTTVLRLKGLSESAILWRHALRNAAGPILAVIALTYAYLLEGAVLTETVFAWPGLGMYITDSLFAADIPAVLTATLLVGLIFMLINIASELIQSALDPRTRRP; translated from the coding sequence ATGAGCGTGGGCGAGGTGGCGATGCAACCGCAAGCCGCTGACCCCTGCGAACGGCTGCCTGCGATCGCAGCGCCGCCCGCGCACAGCGCGTGGCGCCGCCGGGTGCGCTGGCTGGCCGGGACGCTGTCCACGGTGCTGATCACGCTGGCCGGGCTGCTGCTGGTCACATTTTTGCTCGGTCGCGTGCTGCCCGCCGACCCGGTGCTGCGCGTCGTCGGCGACCGCGCGCCACAGGATCTGTACGACCGCGTGTACCGGGAGATGGGCCTTCATCGCCCGTTGGCGCAGCAGTTCGCGCTGTTCATTGGCGACATGGTGCGCGGCAACTTCGGCAAATCGTCGGTGACGGGCAACCCGATCGGCGAGGACATCCTGCGCTACTTTCCGGCGACCGTCGAACTCGCAACGCTGGCCATCGTGCTCGGCGTGCTCGGCGCCATCCCGCTGGGCGTGCTGTGCGCCCGGTATGCCGGGCGGTGGCCCGACCATCTGGTGCGGGTCGCGTCGCTCGTCGGCCACTCGGTGCCGATTTTCTGGCTCGGCATCGTCGGCCTGCTGGTGTTCTATGCCCGCCTGGGCTGGGTGGCGGGGCCTGGCCGGCTCGACGTGGCCTACCGCTACGCAGTGCCCGAGGTGACGCGGCTGATGCTGGTGGACAGCCTGCTTGCCGGCGAGTGGGAGGTCTTTGGCAACGCGCTGTCGCACATCGTGCTGCCGGCCGCGCTGCTGGGCCTGGTGGCGCTGGGCTATGTGGCGCGCATGACGCGCAGCTTTCTGCTGTGGCAACTGCGCCAGGACTACACCACGGTGCTGCGCCTGAAGGGACTGAGCGAATCGGCCATCTTGTGGCGGCATGCGCTGCGCAACGCAGCCGGGCCGATTCTCGCGGTGATCGCGCTGACCTACGCCTACCTGCTGGAGGGCGCCGTGCTGACCGAGACCGTTTTCGCCTGGCCGGGGCTGGGCATGTACATCACCGATTCGCTGTTCGCCGCCGACATCCCGGCGGTGCTGACGGCGACCTTGCTGGTCGGTCTGATCTTCATGCTGATCAACATCGCCAGCGAGCTGATCCAGTCGGCGCTCGACCCGAGGACCCGCCGGCCATGA
- a CDS encoding ABC transporter permease: MNRLTDGLRWLASDMPATRAQARLGAAYRLLRRLPGQPIGVAGLGLVGLITALALGAPLLPLADPAAQSLGDRLLPPSAAHWLGTDTLGRDMLSRLVFGARPTLAIVALVLLASVPAGVLIGAAAGLWGGWVETVLMRLADLFMAFPRLILAIAVAATLGIGLWSAVISIALTGWPPYARVARAEVAMVRQAEFIQAARALGVSHLRLWLRHALPLCLPSAVVRAALDAPGIVLITSGLGFLGLGLPPPAPEWGAMVAEGRAIVFEAWWVSSLPGLLILALGLGLNFLGDALRDAVDPGVK, from the coding sequence ATGAACCGCCTGACTGACGGCCTGCGCTGGCTCGCCTCGGACATGCCCGCCACGCGCGCGCAGGCGCGTCTGGGCGCGGCCTATCGGCTCCTGCGGCGGCTGCCGGGCCAGCCGATCGGCGTTGCCGGCTTGGGGCTCGTGGGCCTCATCACCGCGCTTGCGCTGGGCGCGCCGCTGCTGCCGCTGGCCGACCCGGCGGCCCAGTCGCTCGGCGACCGGCTGTTGCCGCCTTCGGCAGCGCACTGGCTGGGCACCGACACGCTGGGGCGCGACATGCTGTCGCGGCTGGTCTTTGGCGCCCGGCCCACGTTGGCCATCGTGGCACTCGTGCTGCTGGCGAGCGTGCCGGCCGGGGTGCTGATCGGCGCGGCGGCTGGCCTCTGGGGCGGCTGGGTCGAGACGGTGCTGATGCGGCTGGCCGACCTGTTCATGGCCTTCCCGCGACTGATCCTCGCGATCGCCGTGGCGGCCACGCTCGGCATCGGCCTGTGGAGCGCCGTCATCTCCATCGCGCTGACGGGCTGGCCGCCCTATGCGCGCGTGGCGCGGGCCGAGGTGGCGATGGTGCGCCAAGCCGAGTTCATCCAGGCGGCACGCGCGCTGGGCGTCTCGCACCTGCGCCTGTGGCTGCGCCACGCATTGCCGCTGTGCCTGCCCTCGGCCGTGGTGCGCGCGGCGCTCGACGCGCCGGGCATCGTGCTGATCACTTCGGGCCTTGGCTTTCTCGGCCTGGGCCTGCCGCCGCCTGCGCCCGAATGGGGCGCCATGGTGGCCGAAGGACGCGCCATCGTTTTTGAAGCCTGGTGGGTGTCCAGCCTGCCGGGTCTGCTGATTCTGGCGCTGGGCCTGGGCTTGAATTTCCTCGGCGACGCGCTGCGCGATGCCGTCGATCCCGGCGTCAAGTGA
- a CDS encoding ABC transporter ATP-binding protein, with product MNTATTATASQAGESPLLEIDNLRIAFATPQGRTQAVRGVRLRMGRERLAVVGESGSGKSITFLALLGLLPDSATVSADRMRFDGQDLLGLGAHAQRALRGRRIGIVVQDPRQGFDPQMSIGQQLAEMLRLHGKAPRQGVHRRVRELLADMHIREPGRVADLYPHQVSGGMAQRAMLAMMLSAEPDLLIADEATSALDAVARHHMLALIDEQVRLRGMGLILISHDLDLVAGHADRVIVMYAGRVLEELPAAGMALAATHPYTRGLMACRPALQRLGAALPVLDRDPAWLH from the coding sequence ATGAACACCGCAACCACGGCCACGGCAAGCCAGGCGGGCGAATCACCGCTGCTGGAGATCGACAACCTGCGCATCGCGTTCGCCACGCCGCAGGGCCGGACGCAGGCAGTGCGCGGCGTGCGCCTGCGAATGGGACGGGAACGCCTGGCGGTGGTCGGAGAATCCGGCTCGGGCAAGTCCATCACCTTCCTGGCGCTGCTCGGCCTGCTGCCGGACAGCGCAACCGTCAGCGCCGACCGCATGCGGTTCGACGGGCAGGATCTGCTGGGCCTGGGCGCGCACGCCCAGCGCGCGTTGCGCGGACGCCGCATCGGCATCGTGGTGCAAGACCCGCGCCAGGGCTTCGACCCGCAGATGAGCATCGGTCAGCAACTCGCCGAGATGCTGCGGCTGCACGGCAAGGCGCCGCGCCAGGGCGTGCATCGGCGGGTGCGCGAACTGCTGGCCGACATGCATATCCGCGAGCCGGGCCGGGTCGCCGACCTCTACCCGCACCAAGTCTCCGGCGGCATGGCCCAGCGCGCGATGCTGGCGATGATGCTGTCGGCCGAGCCCGACCTGCTGATCGCCGACGAGGCCACCTCGGCGCTCGACGCCGTGGCGCGCCATCACATGCTCGCGCTGATCGACGAACAGGTGCGCCTGCGCGGCATGGGCCTGATCCTCATCAGCCACGACCTCGACCTGGTCGCCGGCCATGCCGACCGCGTGATCGTGATGTACGCAGGCCGCGTGCTGGAAGAACTCCCGGCCGCCGGCATGGCGCTGGCCGCCACGCACCCGTACACGCGCGGCCTCATGGCCTGCCGGCCTGCGCTGCAGCGCCTCGGCGCAGCACTCCCCGTGCTCGACAGGGACCCTGCATGGCTGCATTGA
- a CDS encoding ABC transporter ATP-binding protein, translating to MAALNPLALSVSDLVVRRGNAVVVAGVSFGVAHGGSLGIVGESGCGKSTILRAIAGIDTGWQGRIAALGQPIGHRRSLADRRAMQMVFQDPLAALNPAHTVDEALREPLLVHRMDDHERRVAEALRTVALPPAVRFRFPGQLSGGQRQRVCIARALLVQPKVLLLDEPTSALDVSVQAEVLNLLSRLRREHRQAFVLVSHDLGVVAHMCDHIAFMAGGRFVEMLTRAELVARQVRSDAARQLLAASGA from the coding sequence ATGGCTGCATTGAATCCGCTGGCGCTGAGCGTGTCCGACCTCGTCGTGCGTCGCGGCAACGCGGTCGTGGTCGCCGGCGTGTCCTTCGGCGTTGCCCATGGCGGCAGCCTGGGCATCGTGGGCGAATCGGGCTGCGGCAAGAGCACCATCTTGCGCGCCATCGCCGGCATCGACACCGGCTGGCAAGGCCGCATCGCGGCCCTGGGGCAGCCCATCGGCCACCGGCGCAGCCTGGCCGACCGCCGCGCCATGCAGATGGTTTTCCAGGACCCGCTGGCCGCGCTCAACCCGGCGCACACCGTCGACGAGGCCCTGCGCGAGCCGTTGCTGGTGCATCGCATGGACGACCACGAGCGGCGTGTCGCCGAAGCCTTGCGCACGGTGGCGCTGCCGCCGGCGGTGCGCTTTCGTTTTCCCGGCCAACTCTCCGGCGGCCAGCGCCAGCGGGTGTGCATTGCGCGCGCGCTGCTGGTCCAGCCGAAGGTGCTGCTGCTCGACGAGCCGACCTCGGCGCTCGATGTGTCGGTGCAGGCCGAAGTGCTGAACCTGCTCTCGCGCCTGCGCCGCGAGCATCGGCAGGCATTCGTGCTGGTGAGCCACGACCTGGGCGTGGTGGCGCACATGTGCGATCACATCGCCTTCATGGCCGGCGGGCGCTTCGTCGAGATGCTGACGCGCGCGGAGCTTGTCGCGCGCCAGGTGCGCTCCGACGCGGCGCGCCAACTGCTGGCCGCGTCCGGCGCGTAG
- a CDS encoding Ig-like domain-containing protein encodes MAATITIDKKFIKIGETAELKFTFTNPNYSLSLESLTVRTEAFAINETIAGGTVHSLVNRGVINGQRVYTATFTPTANVQRSLYSIACNVADDADYAISDIFSVDTVRPTVVNASIAKSDLRLGETTTINITFSESLAIYNFTLEDLQVDAGKGTLSNLRIVYYGAEQGYWQVDLQAPTTRPASGLDGNQIRINLAGITDEAGNSVWDSQRNGTGNSWVNLPAVSYNIDNGVLPTVAITGQPATTVKGGDSFTVTFTFSERVTGFDLDDVQYDTSKGTLSALTAVGTDGRVWTATYTPRPNIESTENTISVNLAGVRDATDNAGVGTSSSGNFSIDTKPPEVTVTISDNRLTAGESATVTFTFSERVTGFDLNDVQYDTSKGTLGALTPVGTDGRVWIASYTPRPNIESADNAISVRLAGVRDALGNAGVGTGTSGNFTIDTQEAYLTSAMFDKQRLTAGETATVTLTFNESVSNVTKEAFQILNGSVSDPTPVAGSNSRIWTATFTPTANLSRTSSSIRINLDGIGDRVGNISTGAVSFNNSIVIDTKVFVVNDATVNGRQLVLRYSDETALDPEQAHTAPNDAFVVLVGGVRNSVTGVAVDAAAKTVTLTLERAVSKGQQVTVAYNDPSTGNDLQAVQEAGTGTASGHDAASFAARSVTNLSPDTTGTGTGTGTGTGTGTGTGTGTGTGTGTGTGTGTGTGTGTGTGTGTGTGTGTGTGTETGTGTGTGTGTNRTDADRRKSPKYFDDDATDTLDSDHDSVPNAQEDQAPGLLRPDGSAGPDGDGNGDGIQDSQQVAVGSTRDLTLVAGSQDGKLIPGSNARITELVRNDAPASLPKGMEMPLGLTQFRVGLSEGRYTESFSLYVDPALGVNGYWVKDSTGTWVNLASEPYGGKVTSEGGRTRLDFQIQDGGQYDADGLADGHITALGAAAKMPLSIVGQAPPQVESGSFWF; translated from the coding sequence ATGGCCGCCACCATCACCATCGACAAGAAATTCATCAAAATCGGTGAGACCGCCGAGCTCAAGTTTACTTTCACCAATCCCAATTACTCCCTCTCCCTCGAAAGCCTGACCGTCCGGACCGAGGCGTTCGCGATCAACGAAACCATCGCGGGCGGCACCGTACACAGCCTCGTCAATCGTGGAGTCATCAATGGTCAGCGTGTCTATACCGCCACATTCACGCCTACCGCGAACGTGCAACGTTCCCTCTACAGCATCGCCTGCAATGTTGCCGACGACGCCGATTACGCAATCAGCGACATCTTCTCCGTTGACACCGTGCGGCCCACCGTTGTCAATGCCTCGATCGCCAAAAGCGATCTGCGCCTCGGGGAAACAACCACCATCAACATCACCTTTAGCGAATCGCTGGCCATTTACAACTTCACACTCGAAGACCTGCAGGTGGACGCCGGCAAGGGCACTTTGAGCAACCTGCGCATCGTCTACTACGGCGCTGAGCAGGGCTATTGGCAGGTTGACCTGCAGGCCCCTACTACCCGGCCCGCGTCGGGCCTCGATGGCAATCAGATACGGATAAACCTCGCCGGCATCACCGATGAAGCAGGCAACTCAGTCTGGGACAGTCAACGGAACGGGACGGGCAACTCTTGGGTGAACCTCCCGGCTGTCAGCTACAACATCGACAATGGTGTGCTGCCCACGGTCGCCATCACCGGGCAGCCTGCCACCACCGTCAAGGGCGGCGATTCCTTTACCGTCACCTTCACCTTCAGCGAGCGCGTCACCGGCTTCGATCTCGACGACGTTCAGTACGACACCAGCAAAGGCACGCTGAGCGCTCTGACGGCGGTCGGCACCGACGGCAGGGTCTGGACCGCCACCTACACGCCCCGGCCCAACATCGAGAGCACCGAAAACACCATCAGCGTGAACCTCGCCGGCGTCCGGGACGCAACGGACAACGCCGGCGTGGGCACCAGCAGCAGCGGCAACTTCAGCATCGACACCAAGCCGCCCGAGGTCACGGTGACGATCAGCGACAACCGCCTGACCGCTGGCGAAAGCGCCACCGTCACCTTCACCTTCAGCGAGCGCGTCACCGGCTTCGATCTCAACGACGTTCAGTACGACACCAGCAAAGGCACGCTGGGCGCTCTGACGCCGGTCGGCACCGACGGCAGGGTCTGGATCGCCAGCTACACGCCCCGGCCCAACATCGAGAGCGCCGACAACGCCATCAGCGTGCGCCTCGCCGGCGTCCGGGACGCGCTGGGCAACGCCGGGGTGGGCACCGGCACCAGCGGCAACTTCACTATCGACACCCAGGAGGCCTATCTCACCAGCGCCATGTTTGACAAACAGCGCCTCACCGCTGGCGAAACCGCCACCGTCACCCTCACCTTCAACGAGAGCGTCAGTAACGTCACCAAAGAGGCCTTTCAAATCCTCAACGGTTCTGTGAGCGACCCGACGCCGGTTGCCGGCTCCAACAGCCGCATCTGGACAGCCACCTTCACCCCCACGGCCAACCTGTCGCGCACCAGCAGCTCGATCAGAATAAATCTGGACGGCATCGGAGATCGCGTCGGCAACATCAGCACGGGTGCCGTGTCATTCAACAACTCCATCGTCATCGACACCAAAGTCTTTGTCGTCAACGACGCCACGGTGAACGGCAGGCAATTGGTCTTGCGCTACAGCGATGAAACCGCGCTGGACCCGGAGCAGGCACATACCGCGCCCAACGATGCCTTTGTGGTGCTGGTCGGTGGCGTGCGCAACAGCGTCACCGGCGTGGCCGTGGATGCAGCGGCCAAGACCGTCACGCTGACACTGGAGCGCGCGGTAAGCAAGGGCCAGCAGGTGACCGTCGCCTACAACGACCCCAGCACCGGCAACGACCTGCAAGCGGTGCAGGAAGCCGGCACCGGTACCGCCAGCGGCCACGACGCGGCCAGTTTTGCGGCCAGGTCGGTGACCAACCTCAGCCCGGATACGACGGGTACGGGTACGGGTACGGGTACGGGTACGGGTACGGGAACTGGAACTGGAACTGGAACTGGAACTGGCACTGGCACTGGCACTGGCACTGGCACTGGCACTGGCACTGGCACTGGCACTGGCACTGGCACTGGCACTGGCACTGGCACTGGCACTGGCACGGAAACCGGGACGGGCACAGGTACAGGTACAGGTACGAATAGAACGGACGCCGACCGTCGTAAATCACCCAAGTACTTTGACGACGATGCGACGGATACGCTGGACTCCGACCACGACAGTGTGCCCAACGCCCAGGAGGACCAGGCCCCCGGCCTGCTGCGCCCCGATGGCTCGGCCGGCCCGGATGGCGACGGCAACGGCGACGGTATCCAGGATAGCCAGCAGGTCGCCGTCGGCTCGACCCGCGACCTGACCCTGGTGGCCGGCAGCCAGGACGGCAAACTGATCCCCGGCAGCAATGCGCGCATCACCGAACTGGTGCGCAACGATGCCCCCGCCAGCCTGCCCAAGGGCATGGAAATGCCACTCGGTCTGACGCAATTCAGGGTCGGCCTGTCCGAAGGCCGCTACACCGAGAGCTTCAGCCTGTATGTAGACCCGGCGCTCGGCGTCAACGGCTACTGGGTCAAGGACAGCACCGGCACCTGGGTGAACCTGGCCAGCGAACCCTACGGCGGCAAAGTGACCAGCGAAGGCGGGCGCACGCGGCTGGACTTTCAGATCCAGGACGGCGGCCAGTACGATGCCGACGGGCTGGCCGACGGCCACATCACCGCCCTTGGCGCCGCAGCGAAGATGCCGCTGTCCATCGTCGGGCAGGCGCCGCCCCAGGTCGAGTCGGGCTCCTTCTGGTTCTGA